A DNA window from Leptospira selangorensis contains the following coding sequences:
- the rplA gene encoding 50S ribosomal protein L1 has translation MKRGKKYRAAKEKVDATKVYPIDKAVELAQASSYSKFDGTIEIATKVNYKSLQNVRGTISLPHGTGKLVRVLVFCKGDKQNDAKNAGAEFVGDMDLIEKVAGGWTDFDACVATPDMMKEVGKLGPILGRKGLMPKPKAGTVTNDVAKAVGELKSGRIEYRPDKGGVVHLGVGKVSFDHTKLVENIRTVVQTLLRDKPSDAKGDYLKTFSVSPTMGAGVKVDVKELVNTSI, from the coding sequence ATGAAACGCGGAAAAAAATATCGCGCGGCTAAAGAGAAAGTCGACGCAACTAAAGTTTATCCGATCGATAAAGCTGTAGAATTAGCTCAGGCTTCTTCTTACTCTAAGTTCGACGGAACGATAGAAATCGCTACGAAAGTAAATTATAAATCTCTCCAAAACGTGAGGGGAACTATTTCTCTTCCTCACGGAACCGGTAAACTGGTTCGGGTTCTTGTTTTCTGTAAAGGAGACAAACAAAACGACGCGAAAAACGCAGGTGCGGAATTCGTGGGCGATATGGACCTGATCGAGAAAGTTGCCGGCGGTTGGACCGACTTCGACGCTTGCGTTGCTACTCCTGATATGATGAAGGAAGTAGGTAAACTGGGACCGATCTTAGGACGTAAAGGTTTAATGCCTAAGCCTAAGGCTGGAACAGTTACTAACGATGTTGCGAAAGCAGTTGGCGAACTGAAATCAGGACGTATCGAATACCGTCCGGACAAAGGCGGAGTCGTTCACCTAGGTGTTGGTAAAGTCAGTTTTGATCATACCAAACTAGTAGAAAACATTCGTACAGTAGTTCAAACTCTTCTCCGAGACAAACCTTCGGATGCAAAGGGTGATTATCTGAAAACTTTCTCCGTTTCCCCAACTATGGGTGCAGGCGTGAAAGTAGACGTTAAGGAACTGGTCAACACATCCATTTAA
- the rpsL gene encoding 30S ribosomal protein S12, translated as MPTISQLIRHGRKKQVNKSKSPALKSSPQRRGVCTKVTTFTPKKPNSALRKVARVRLTTGIEVTAYIPGEGHNLQEHNVVLIRGGRVKDLPGVRYHIIRGTLDTLGIDKRRKSRSKYGTKKPKA; from the coding sequence ATGCCTACAATTAGCCAACTTATACGTCACGGCAGGAAGAAACAGGTTAACAAATCTAAATCTCCTGCATTAAAAAGTAGCCCGCAGCGTCGGGGAGTGTGCACGAAGGTGACTACCTTCACACCGAAAAAACCGAACTCAGCTTTGAGAAAAGTTGCAAGGGTTCGTTTAACAACCGGTATCGAAGTGACCGCTTATATTCCCGGAGAGGGACATAACCTGCAAGAGCACAACGTTGTTCTGATCCGCGGGGGAAGGGTAAAAGACCTTCCAGGGGTTCGTTATCATATTATCCGTGGTACCTTGGATACTCTCGGTATCGATAAACGTCGTAAGAGTCGTTCTAAGTATGGAACGAAAAAACCTAAGGCGTAA
- the rpoC gene encoding DNA-directed RNA polymerase subunit beta', whose translation MRSNNDFESITIRLASPERIKEWSYGEVKKPETINYRTLKPERDGLFCEKIFGTTKDWECYCGKFKSIRYKGVVCDKCGVEVTHSKVRRERMGHIELAAPVSHIWYYRSVPSRMGLLLDMTINQLKSVLYFEKYVIIDPADTGRNRGELIDEEEYHAYLDEYGDKFVAGIGADAIKELLSRIDVDAEARIIRQKIQEKEKISDKRILKRLEVLEAFRDSGNRPEWMVLDVVPVIPPELRPMVQLEGGRFATSDLNDLYRRVINRNNRLKRLLALKAPEIIVRNEKRMLQEAVDALFDNSRRKRTVKGKGNRPLKSISDMLKGKQGRFRQNLLGKRVDYSGRSVIVVGPELKYHEMGLPKKMALELFKPFIMKRLVDLDLAPNIKSAKKKVEAEEKEVFDVLETVVKEHPVMLNRAPTLHRLGIQAFLPVLVEGKAIKLHPLVCHAFNADFDGDQMAIHVPLTPKAQLEVWMLMLSPHNILNPANGHPICGPTQDIVLGIYYLTSELPTEAGVPLKSFANLDEVTYAIDRGVIEYRTKISVLHQGKILETTAGRLIFNTVLPEGYPYVNRALSDKETNRIIAEVYEKYGPAQTVLMLDDIKKLGYRYATIFSPTISIEDIRVSPGKVTLVGDANKEVERADGEYRKGIITNEERKKKVIEIWTKTNDLITDSMFKELEKDKGGYNPVFIMAASGARGSKQQIRQLAGMRGLMAKPSGEIIELAIRSNFREGLSVLEFFISTHGARKGLADTALKTADAGYLTRRLVDISQDVIVAEDDCGTEECITLGTVKEGENVIVSLSDRVFGRYTSEDIVDPVSESVVYPKGSLITREVGQKLENLGYEKIKVRSPLTCEARWGICIKCYGMDMARLTPAEIGEAVGTIAAQSIGQPGTQLTMRTFHIGGAASAKVQEKEHKVGYRAIVNSINGRTLQTNDRGLIFSRRGSIVVQRLIQQFNSSDLTNLRVENGQKVDKGELVATLASGENVTSDAPGTVKIADGLFRILGEEAVVPVKTSTTLNVKVAQITEPNQALAEFDPFNEIGVTELEGTASWVDLEVGKNVRRDEDVKTSNVNYKVIEQRREKLIPRIVVSSGGSKEEYLVPVDAIISVQNGDKVKAGDILFKIPTVAEKTRDITGGLPRVDELFEARRPKDATTLAETDGRIEDNGEIVKEKRVLYIVPDNEELDKVKVTIPIGKQLRVRHGDFVKRGDQMDDGNLDPHDILRVKGVTALQVYLVQEVQEVYRLQGVHINDKHIEVVVRQMMRKVLITDSGDTSFVNQQQVDRFAFLEENKRVVAEGGSPAQCVPILLGLTKASLNTESFFSAASFQETTKVLTDAAIKGKTDNLAGLKENVIIGHMIPAGTGMRKYRDVAVFKETYGDLDRPLEVEEEEIPMAIPEDNEN comes from the coding sequence ATGAGATCCAATAACGATTTTGAATCAATAACAATCAGATTAGCGTCTCCGGAAAGGATCAAAGAATGGTCTTACGGAGAAGTCAAAAAACCTGAGACAATCAACTACCGTACTTTAAAGCCGGAGAGAGACGGTCTTTTCTGCGAGAAAATTTTCGGAACTACTAAGGACTGGGAATGTTATTGCGGAAAGTTCAAGTCCATCCGCTACAAAGGCGTGGTTTGCGACAAATGTGGTGTTGAGGTAACTCACTCTAAAGTTCGTCGCGAGCGTATGGGTCATATCGAACTCGCAGCTCCAGTTTCTCATATCTGGTATTACCGTTCCGTTCCTTCTAGAATGGGACTTCTCTTGGACATGACCATCAATCAGCTCAAGAGCGTTCTTTATTTCGAAAAATATGTGATCATCGATCCGGCTGATACCGGAAGAAATCGCGGCGAGTTAATCGACGAAGAAGAATATCACGCTTACCTAGATGAATACGGCGACAAGTTTGTTGCTGGTATCGGTGCGGACGCGATCAAAGAACTTCTTTCTCGTATCGATGTGGATGCAGAAGCTCGTATCATCCGCCAAAAGATCCAAGAAAAAGAAAAGATCTCCGACAAAAGAATCCTGAAACGTTTGGAAGTATTAGAAGCTTTCCGTGATTCAGGAAACCGTCCTGAGTGGATGGTTCTGGATGTAGTTCCGGTCATTCCACCTGAACTTCGTCCAATGGTTCAGTTAGAAGGTGGACGTTTTGCTACCTCCGACTTGAACGATCTATATCGTAGAGTTATCAACCGTAACAACCGTCTAAAACGCCTTCTTGCGTTAAAAGCTCCTGAGATCATCGTACGTAACGAAAAACGTATGCTCCAAGAAGCGGTTGACGCGTTATTCGATAATAGCCGCCGCAAACGTACCGTAAAAGGTAAAGGTAACAGACCTCTTAAATCCATTTCAGACATGTTGAAAGGAAAGCAGGGACGTTTCCGCCAAAACCTACTCGGTAAGCGTGTGGACTACTCCGGTCGTTCCGTGATCGTAGTCGGTCCTGAGCTGAAATACCACGAGATGGGTCTTCCTAAGAAGATGGCTCTCGAGTTATTTAAACCTTTTATAATGAAACGTTTGGTGGATCTGGACTTAGCTCCTAACATCAAATCCGCTAAGAAAAAAGTAGAAGCAGAAGAAAAAGAAGTTTTCGACGTTCTGGAAACTGTAGTGAAAGAGCATCCGGTCATGTTAAACCGTGCACCTACTCTTCACCGTTTAGGGATCCAAGCATTCCTTCCGGTTCTTGTAGAAGGAAAAGCGATCAAACTTCACCCTCTTGTATGTCACGCATTCAATGCTGACTTCGACGGGGACCAAATGGCGATCCACGTTCCACTGACTCCAAAAGCTCAGTTGGAAGTTTGGATGCTAATGCTTTCTCCTCACAATATTCTGAACCCTGCAAACGGCCACCCGATCTGCGGACCTACTCAGGATATCGTACTTGGAATTTATTATCTAACTTCTGAACTTCCAACAGAAGCAGGAGTTCCTCTTAAATCTTTCGCGAACCTTGATGAGGTTACTTACGCGATCGATAGAGGAGTGATCGAGTATAGAACTAAAATTTCCGTTCTTCACCAAGGGAAGATCCTGGAGACTACTGCAGGTCGTTTGATCTTCAATACTGTTCTTCCGGAAGGATATCCTTATGTGAACCGTGCTCTTTCCGATAAAGAGACGAACAGAATTATTGCTGAAGTGTATGAGAAATACGGACCGGCTCAAACCGTTCTGATGTTAGACGATATTAAAAAATTAGGATATCGTTATGCAACTATCTTCAGCCCGACTATCTCTATCGAAGACATCAGAGTGTCTCCGGGTAAAGTTACTCTTGTTGGCGATGCTAACAAAGAAGTAGAGAGAGCCGACGGAGAATATCGTAAAGGTATTATCACTAACGAAGAACGTAAGAAAAAAGTGATCGAGATCTGGACTAAAACCAACGACCTCATCACCGACTCCATGTTCAAGGAATTGGAAAAAGACAAGGGTGGATATAACCCTGTCTTCATCATGGCGGCTTCCGGTGCTCGTGGATCTAAACAACAGATCCGTCAGTTGGCCGGTATGCGTGGTCTGATGGCGAAACCTTCCGGAGAGATCATTGAACTTGCGATTCGTTCCAACTTCCGCGAGGGATTAAGCGTTCTTGAATTCTTCATCTCTACTCACGGTGCTCGTAAAGGTCTTGCGGATACCGCGTTAAAAACTGCGGACGCAGGTTATTTGACCCGTCGTTTGGTGGATATTTCTCAAGACGTTATCGTCGCTGAAGACGATTGCGGAACCGAAGAATGTATCACTCTTGGAACCGTAAAAGAAGGTGAGAACGTTATCGTTTCTCTTAGCGACCGTGTATTCGGACGTTATACTTCTGAAGATATCGTAGACCCTGTTTCTGAAAGTGTAGTTTATCCTAAAGGATCTTTGATCACTAGAGAAGTAGGACAGAAACTGGAGAACCTTGGTTACGAAAAGATCAAAGTTCGTTCTCCTCTGACTTGCGAAGCTCGTTGGGGAATCTGTATTAAATGTTACGGAATGGATATGGCTCGCTTGACTCCTGCAGAGATTGGAGAAGCAGTCGGAACCATCGCGGCTCAGTCTATCGGACAACCTGGAACTCAGTTAACGATGAGGACATTCCACATCGGTGGTGCCGCTTCCGCAAAAGTACAAGAGAAGGAACACAAAGTAGGTTATCGTGCGATCGTTAATTCGATCAACGGTAGAACTTTACAAACGAATGATAGAGGTTTGATCTTCTCTCGTCGTGGTTCCATCGTAGTTCAAAGATTGATCCAACAGTTCAATTCTTCCGACCTAACCAACTTAAGAGTTGAGAACGGACAGAAAGTGGATAAAGGAGAGTTGGTTGCAACTCTTGCTTCTGGAGAGAACGTAACATCAGATGCTCCAGGAACAGTAAAAATCGCAGACGGACTCTTCAGGATTCTGGGAGAAGAAGCGGTTGTTCCTGTTAAAACTTCCACTACTCTGAACGTAAAAGTAGCACAAATTACTGAGCCGAATCAAGCTCTGGCAGAATTTGACCCATTCAACGAAATCGGTGTTACCGAACTCGAAGGAACCGCCTCTTGGGTGGATCTGGAAGTCGGTAAAAACGTTCGTAGGGACGAAGACGTTAAGACATCTAACGTTAATTATAAAGTAATCGAGCAACGTAGGGAAAAATTGATCCCAAGGATCGTAGTATCTTCTGGCGGAAGCAAAGAAGAATATCTGGTTCCTGTGGATGCGATCATCTCCGTTCAAAACGGAGACAAAGTGAAAGCGGGAGATATCCTCTTCAAGATCCCAACCGTTGCAGAAAAAACCCGGGATATTACCGGTGGTCTTCCAAGGGTAGACGAACTTTTCGAAGCTCGTCGTCCTAAAGACGCAACCACTCTTGCAGAAACTGACGGAAGGATAGAAGATAACGGAGAGATCGTAAAAGAAAAACGAGTTCTCTATATCGTTCCTGATAACGAAGAGCTGGATAAAGTAAAAGTAACCATTCCGATCGGAAAACAATTACGTGTTCGTCACGGAGACTTCGTAAAACGCGGAGATCAAATGGACGATGGAAACTTGGATCCACATGATATCTTGAGAGTAAAAGGTGTTACTGCACTTCAAGTATATCTTGTGCAAGAGGTTCAAGAGGTTTACAGACTACAAGGGGTGCATATCAATGATAAGCACATCGAAGTAGTTGTTCGCCAGATGATGCGTAAGGTTTTAATTACCGATTCCGGAGACACATCTTTCGTGAACCAACAACAAGTAGATCGTTTCGCTTTCTTGGAAGAAAACAAGAGAGTGGTAGCTGAAGGAGGATCTCCTGCTCAGTGTGTTCCGATCTTATTAGGTTTAACGAAAGCATCTTTGAATACTGAGTCGTTCTTCTCTGCTGCTTCCTTCCAGGAAACAACGAAGGTGTTAACTGACGCTGCAATCAAAGGAAAAACTGATAACTTAGCGGGACTTAAAGAGAACGTTATTATCGGTCACATGATCCCTGCGGGAACCGGAATGAGAAAATATCGCGATGTCGCGGTGTTCAAAGAAACTTACGGGGATCTAGATCGTCCTCTGGAAGTGGAAGAGGAAGAAATTCCGATGGCCATACCGGAAGACAACGAGAATTAA
- the rpoB gene encoding DNA-directed RNA polymerase subunit beta — MYGQVERKRVNFGKITNLDYLPNLIQIQKKSFDWFLQSEVKDPTKRKNQGLEAVFRETFPIESPNNDMVMEYSHYVLGDAKKSPQECKDTDATFALPLKAVIRLIIKETGEIREQVVYMGDLPVMTEQGTFIINGAERVVVSQLHRSPGIFFSYDEERDTYSARVIPYRGSWLEFEMDNKGILVAKIDRKKKFPATLLVKSLGHGTNEEILRLFYKSSKAKIGGASTKELKRLIGRRVIADVINMETGEVMLDAGSKINEDNISILKEMKVKEVELVEYPKDKDNPVLVNCLEKDGVNDYEDAVLKFHGIMRQGEPSTIENAEAELNRLFFSPKSFDLGDVGRYKINSKFEFNNPKEFTSAIERVLRPADIIETVRYLLNLISETENYYPDDIDHLGNRRIRSVGELIANQLKVGFTRVERVIKERMTVQEVGTQTPQLLISIKPITAVINEFFGSSQLSQFMDQTNPLAELTHKRRLNALGPGGLSRDRAGFEVRDVHYSHYGRMCPIETPEGPNIGLILSMSSYARVNDYGFLETPYRVVKNSKVSNNIEYLTADKEEYHSIAVSSSPVDEKGEFKNKLISTRHRSDYPFRNPNEIQYMDLAPMQVVSVSTALIPFLEHDDANRALMGSNMQRQAVPLLRQEAPFVGTGMETRAAYDSRICIISRHEGVVTYVDAEKVVIERKGGKESDTYDLTKFKKTNQGTCFNQTPVVGVVHSEIDGKVTKVSKEKIEVTADNGNVREYNLISGNKQYQPIVSNGEEVRRGTTIAGQIVSGERMDENGNILQKGTVLADGPAVDNGTLALGRNVLVAFMPWEGYNFEDAILISEKVVKDDIFSSIHIEEFEIQARETKLGQEQITRDIPNLSDKAFRDLDETGVIRVGAEVKPGDILVGMVTPKGETDLTPEYKLLHSIFGEKAKEVRDSSLRMPNGFEGTVIDIKRFSREKGDELPAGVEEMVKVFVARKRKLLVGDKMAGRHGNKGVVARIMAEEDMPYMEDGTPMDIVLNPLGVPSRMNLGQIFETQLGLAASKLGINFETPVFDGATEADVEKYCKEANLPLSSKFKLYDGRTGLPFMNEVFCGYIYMLKLAHLVDDKIHARSTGPYSLVTQQPLGGKAQFGGQRLGEMEVWALEAYGASHTLQELLTIKSDDMLGRARIYEAIVKGIHSIKPGIPESFNVLVQELRGLALDIVITDSEGNSVDISDYEDEYSKSKKKIKFETIENA, encoded by the coding sequence ATGTACGGTCAAGTAGAAAGAAAACGGGTAAACTTCGGTAAGATCACCAATTTGGATTACCTTCCTAACTTGATTCAGATTCAGAAGAAGTCATTCGATTGGTTTCTTCAATCCGAAGTTAAGGATCCCACAAAAAGAAAAAACCAGGGACTAGAAGCGGTTTTTAGAGAAACCTTCCCTATTGAAAGTCCGAACAACGACATGGTGATGGAATACAGTCACTATGTTTTAGGAGACGCTAAAAAATCTCCTCAAGAATGTAAGGACACAGATGCTACTTTCGCTCTTCCTTTAAAAGCGGTCATTCGACTTATCATCAAAGAAACCGGAGAGATCCGTGAGCAGGTCGTCTATATGGGCGATCTTCCTGTAATGACTGAACAGGGAACCTTTATCATCAACGGAGCTGAGCGTGTTGTAGTTTCTCAGCTTCACCGTTCACCAGGTATCTTCTTCTCTTATGATGAAGAAAGAGATACTTACTCCGCCAGAGTGATCCCTTATCGCGGATCCTGGTTGGAATTTGAAATGGACAATAAGGGAATTTTGGTCGCTAAGATCGATCGTAAGAAAAAATTCCCTGCAACTCTTCTTGTTAAGTCTTTAGGGCACGGAACAAACGAAGAGATATTACGTTTATTTTATAAATCCTCCAAAGCAAAGATCGGAGGAGCTTCTACGAAGGAACTCAAACGTCTGATCGGACGTAGAGTGATCGCGGACGTGATCAATATGGAAACCGGAGAGGTAATGCTCGATGCCGGTTCCAAGATCAACGAAGATAATATCTCCATCTTAAAAGAGATGAAGGTGAAGGAAGTTGAACTCGTAGAATATCCTAAAGACAAGGATAATCCTGTTTTAGTTAACTGCTTGGAAAAAGACGGAGTCAACGATTACGAAGACGCAGTTCTTAAATTCCACGGTATCATGAGACAAGGCGAACCTTCTACGATCGAGAACGCAGAAGCCGAATTGAATCGCCTCTTCTTCTCTCCTAAATCTTTTGATCTGGGCGATGTGGGTCGTTACAAGATCAATAGCAAATTCGAATTCAATAACCCTAAAGAATTCACCAGCGCAATCGAAAGAGTTCTTCGCCCTGCAGATATCATCGAGACTGTACGTTACCTTCTCAACTTGATCTCTGAAACTGAAAACTACTATCCGGACGATATTGACCACTTAGGTAACCGTCGTATTCGTTCTGTCGGTGAGTTGATCGCTAACCAACTTAAAGTTGGTTTTACTCGTGTAGAAAGAGTGATCAAAGAAAGAATGACTGTTCAAGAAGTTGGAACTCAAACACCACAACTTCTGATCTCCATTAAACCGATCACTGCAGTTATCAATGAGTTCTTCGGATCCAGCCAATTGTCCCAGTTTATGGATCAGACAAACCCTCTGGCAGAGCTCACTCACAAACGTCGTTTGAACGCTTTAGGACCTGGTGGTCTTTCCAGAGATAGAGCGGGATTCGAAGTGCGTGACGTTCACTACAGCCACTACGGTCGTATGTGTCCGATTGAAACTCCTGAAGGTCCAAACATCGGACTTATTCTCTCCATGTCTTCTTATGCGAGAGTGAACGATTATGGATTCTTGGAAACTCCGTACAGAGTTGTTAAGAACAGTAAAGTTTCCAATAACATAGAATATTTAACCGCAGATAAGGAAGAATATCATTCTATCGCGGTATCTTCTTCTCCTGTAGATGAGAAGGGAGAGTTTAAAAATAAACTTATCTCTACTCGTCACAGATCGGATTACCCTTTCCGCAACCCGAACGAGATCCAATACATGGACTTAGCTCCAATGCAGGTGGTATCCGTTTCTACTGCGTTGATCCCATTCTTAGAGCATGATGACGCGAACCGCGCGCTCATGGGTTCTAACATGCAACGTCAGGCGGTTCCTCTTCTTAGACAAGAGGCTCCTTTCGTTGGAACCGGAATGGAAACTCGTGCAGCTTACGATTCTCGTATTTGTATCATCTCCAGACATGAAGGTGTGGTTACATACGTAGATGCGGAGAAGGTTGTAATCGAGCGTAAAGGCGGAAAAGAATCCGATACTTACGATCTTACTAAATTTAAGAAAACCAACCAAGGTACTTGTTTCAACCAAACTCCAGTTGTTGGAGTGGTTCACTCAGAGATCGACGGTAAAGTTACTAAAGTCAGCAAAGAGAAAATCGAAGTGACTGCGGATAACGGAAACGTTCGCGAATACAATCTGATCTCCGGTAACAAACAATACCAACCAATCGTTTCTAACGGCGAAGAAGTTCGCAGAGGAACTACCATCGCGGGACAAATCGTTTCCGGCGAAAGAATGGATGAGAATGGTAACATTCTACAAAAAGGAACCGTTCTTGCGGACGGTCCTGCGGTAGACAATGGAACACTCGCACTTGGACGTAACGTTCTTGTGGCATTCATGCCTTGGGAAGGTTACAACTTCGAGGATGCGATCCTAATCTCCGAGAAAGTTGTAAAAGACGATATTTTCTCTTCTATCCACATCGAAGAGTTCGAGATCCAAGCAAGAGAAACTAAACTTGGACAAGAACAGATCACAAGAGATATTCCGAATCTTTCGGACAAAGCTTTCCGTGATCTAGATGAAACCGGTGTGATCCGAGTTGGTGCAGAAGTAAAACCGGGAGATATCCTGGTAGGTATGGTGACTCCTAAAGGGGAAACCGATCTAACTCCTGAATACAAACTTCTTCACTCCATCTTCGGAGAAAAAGCGAAGGAAGTAAGAGATTCCTCTCTTCGTATGCCGAACGGTTTCGAAGGAACTGTAATCGATATCAAACGTTTCTCACGCGAGAAGGGAGATGAACTTCCTGCCGGTGTGGAAGAAATGGTGAAAGTTTTCGTAGCTCGTAAACGTAAACTTCTGGTCGGAGATAAAATGGCAGGACGCCACGGTAACAAAGGTGTCGTTGCGCGTATTATGGCAGAAGAAGACATGCCTTACATGGAAGACGGTACTCCAATGGATATCGTTCTGAACCCGTTAGGTGTTCCTTCTCGTATGAACCTCGGACAAATTTTCGAAACTCAACTCGGACTTGCTGCAAGCAAACTTGGAATCAATTTCGAAACTCCAGTTTTCGACGGAGCTACTGAAGCAGATGTAGAGAAGTATTGCAAAGAAGCAAATCTTCCTCTCAGCTCTAAATTCAAATTATACGACGGACGTACCGGATTACCTTTCATGAACGAGGTATTCTGTGGTTACATCTACATGTTGAAACTCGCTCACTTGGTGGACGATAAGATCCACGCTCGTTCTACCGGACCTTACTCTTTGGTTACTCAACAACCACTTGGAGGAAAGGCTCAGTTCGGTGGTCAGCGTTTAGGAGAGATGGAGGTCTGGGCTCTCGAAGCTTACGGCGCATCTCATACTCTTCAGGAACTTCTTACCATCAAGTCAGACGACATGCTCGGAAGAGCAAGAATCTACGAAGCTATCGTTAAAGGGATCCATTCCATTAAACCAGGAATTCCGGAATCCTTCAACGTATTGGTGCAGGAACTCAGGGGTCTTGCATTGGATATCGTCATCACTGACTCGGAAGGTAACAGCGTTGATATCTCCGACTACGAAGATGAATATTCCAAGAGCAAGAAGAAGATTAAGTTCGAAACGATCGAGAACGCCTAA
- the rplK gene encoding 50S ribosomal protein L11, whose protein sequence is MAAKKVVKQIKLQVEAGKANPAPPVGPALGQAGLNIMEFCKQFNERSKSQIGYKLPVVITVFSDRSFTFITKSPPAALLVKKAIGLESGSATPHTTKVGKISRKQLEEIAKTKMEDLNANDLDAAVQIIAGTCRSMGVTVEG, encoded by the coding sequence ATGGCAGCAAAAAAAGTAGTAAAGCAGATTAAGCTCCAGGTTGAAGCCGGTAAGGCCAACCCTGCTCCTCCAGTCGGACCGGCTCTCGGTCAGGCAGGATTGAACATCATGGAGTTCTGCAAGCAGTTCAACGAAAGAAGTAAGTCCCAGATCGGGTACAAACTTCCTGTAGTAATTACAGTATTCTCCGACAGGAGTTTTACATTCATTACCAAGTCTCCTCCGGCAGCTCTTCTTGTTAAGAAAGCGATCGGATTAGAGTCTGGTTCCGCAACTCCTCATACCACTAAGGTAGGGAAGATTTCTCGTAAGCAATTAGAAGAAATTGCTAAAACCAAAATGGAAGACTTAAACGCGAATGATCTGGACGCAGCTGTTCAAATTATCGCTGGAACTTGTCGTTCTATGGGCGTTACGGTAGAGGGTTAA
- the rplJ gene encoding 50S ribosomal protein L10: protein MPSQEKIEAVAELKGRLEKRSDFILASYSGLTVEEITNLRAKLRKEGSEMKVIKNNLFLLALKESEKHKDKNIAFGSEYQGPLAAIFSDANLPNAAKVLKEFAKTNKNLILKAGYLDGSVLDGEGVEAIAGLPSREQLLAQIAGGINGPARSIASGLNQIIAGLARAIQAAAEKNNQ from the coding sequence ATGCCCAGCCAGGAAAAAATTGAAGCAGTAGCCGAATTAAAAGGCAGATTAGAAAAACGTAGCGACTTTATCCTAGCCAGCTACAGCGGACTCACAGTAGAAGAGATCACAAATCTTCGCGCGAAACTTCGTAAAGAAGGATCCGAGATGAAAGTGATCAAGAACAATCTCTTCTTACTCGCATTAAAAGAATCCGAGAAGCATAAGGATAAGAACATCGCCTTCGGTTCCGAATACCAAGGACCGTTAGCAGCGATTTTCTCAGACGCAAACCTTCCGAATGCAGCGAAGGTCCTAAAAGAATTCGCAAAGACGAATAAGAATCTTATTCTGAAAGCGGGATACTTGGACGGATCCGTTCTGGACGGAGAGGGAGTGGAAGCAATCGCAGGTCTTCCTTCGAGAGAGCAATTATTGGCTCAAATCGCAGGCGGTATCAATGGTCCGGCAAGAAGTATCGCTTCTGGCTTGAACCAAATTATCGCAGGACTCGCACGTGCTATCCAGGCAGCGGCAGAGAAGAATAATCAGTAG
- the rpsG gene encoding 30S ribosomal protein S7 — translation MSRRRGKVEPRKIQPDSVYGDANIAKFINCLMLDGKKSVAESLFYDALDLIQKKTGNDPYVTFKEALENVKPQVEVKSRRVGGVTYQVPIEVRPERRLALGIRWLIRYSRDRNEKGMANKLAAEFIEAQKGTGAAIKKKEDIRKMADANKAFSHYRW, via the coding sequence ATGTCTAGAAGAAGAGGAAAAGTAGAACCACGCAAGATTCAACCGGATTCGGTTTATGGAGATGCAAACATCGCGAAGTTTATCAACTGCTTGATGTTGGACGGAAAAAAATCCGTAGCAGAATCTTTGTTTTATGACGCTCTGGATCTGATCCAAAAAAAGACCGGAAACGATCCTTACGTTACTTTTAAAGAAGCATTAGAAAACGTTAAACCACAAGTGGAAGTAAAATCCCGCCGCGTGGGTGGTGTGACTTACCAAGTTCCGATCGAAGTTCGTCCGGAAAGACGTTTAGCACTTGGAATCAGATGGTTGATCCGTTATTCCAGGGACAGAAACGAAAAAGGTATGGCTAACAAGCTTGCTGCAGAATTTATCGAGGCTCAAAAAGGCACCGGAGCAGCAATCAAGAAGAAAGAAGATATCCGTAAAATGGCAGATGCTAACAAAGCATTCAGCCACTATCGCTGGTAA
- the rplL gene encoding 50S ribosomal protein L7/L12, which yields MSTTEALLEQLGKLTLVEAADLVKKMEEKFGISAAAPVAVAAAAPAGGAAAAADEPASFNVVLKGFGDKKIEVIKVVREITGLGLKEAKDLVEAGGKSVKDGVAKAEADDIKKKLEAVGAQIELKAV from the coding sequence ATGTCTACCACTGAAGCGTTATTAGAGCAACTCGGCAAACTTACACTAGTAGAAGCAGCCGATCTAGTTAAAAAAATGGAGGAGAAGTTCGGAATTTCCGCAGCGGCTCCAGTAGCAGTAGCTGCAGCAGCACCAGCAGGTGGAGCAGCAGCGGCAGCAGATGAGCCTGCTTCCTTCAACGTTGTATTGAAAGGTTTCGGCGATAAAAAAATCGAAGTTATCAAGGTTGTTCGCGAGATCACTGGTCTTGGCTTGAAAGAAGCAAAAGATCTAGTAGAAGCTGGCGGAAAGTCTGTTAAAGACGGCGTTGCGAAAGCAGAAGCTGACGACATTAAAAAGAAATTAGAAGCTGTCGGAGCTCAAATCGAACTTAAGGCTGTCTAA